Proteins from one Triticum aestivum cultivar Chinese Spring chromosome 7A, IWGSC CS RefSeq v2.1, whole genome shotgun sequence genomic window:
- the LOC123153631 gene encoding uncharacterized protein, with protein MFEKFPEDADEWYDPGADLASPGDVDALRARFRREIPALDNARCGDLRPGDRLCLACDIYGDEDEPKYYDAVLETVSPPRRALLSAFVNTRICLSSNRRRPNMQVDGVERCTCRFTVRWTVGVEVVCCVPEYPIQDPVLNRFGEDQGRRRQHRSRQPRL; from the coding sequence ATGTTCGAGAAATTCCCCGAGGATGCGGACGAATGGTACGATCCAGGGGCTGACCTCGCATCCCCGGGCGACGTGGACGCGCTCCGCGCGAGGTTCCGCCGGGAAATCCCGGCCCTCGACAACGCCCGCTGCGGCGATCTCCGCCCGGGCGACCGGCTCTGCCTCGCCTGCGATATCTACGGTGACGAGGACGAGCCCAAATACTACGACGCTGTCCTCGAGACTGTAAGTCCTCCTCGTCGCGCCCTACTCAGTGCGTTTGTCAACACACGCATATGCTTGAGTAGTAATAGGCGCAGACCAAATATGCAGGTGGACGGCGTGGAGCGGTGCACGTGCCGTTTCACCGTGCGCTGGACGGTGGGCGTCGAGGTGGTCTGCTGCGTGCCGGAGTATCCCATCCAAGATCCGGTGCTAAACAGGTTCGGCGAGGACCAAGGGAGGCGACGGCAGCATCGCAGCAGGCAGCCCCGACTCTGA